TGCTCTATGTCTCCCATTGTATCAGGATGGGCAAGCACTACTTTTTCCATCAGAGATATCGCTCTTGCTGGATCGACATCACCCTTGATCGGAATGGAAATGGTGTAGTAATAGTGACTCGTAGGACGGCTGAAATTAAAATGTTTTGGCTTTGAAAGGGGCATTAAGGATTAAATTTTCGAAGGACTATTCATTAATTCAATATTGTTACCCGCAGACCAATTTTTTTTGATCACTGCCCGCGAACCATCTGACAGAGCAACAACATCGCCGAAACTGAAAGGCGTATCAATCAATAACACTAAGCCACTGAAAAAGTTCGCCAGAATGTCCTTTAAGGCAAAACCGAGGACAAATGCCGCTCCCCCAATTGTTACTAGCAAACCGGATAGATCGAAACCCAATTGCTG
Above is a genomic segment from Kamptonema formosum PCC 6407 containing:
- a CDS encoding mechanosensitive ion channel domain-containing protein, producing the protein QQLGFDLSGLLVTIGGAAFVLGFALKDILANFFSGLVLLIDTPFSFGDVVALSDGSRAVIKKNWSAGNNIELMNSPSKI